The proteins below come from a single Verrucomicrobiota bacterium genomic window:
- a CDS encoding helix-turn-helix transcriptional regulator has product MFSLMRPSPQRHTLAVLRTFLGLTQKEMASMLDCSVPTIQAIELGKLKLGDRLGHLISSLTGVDLIWLKEDDVNKPATDLAGAPYSKQMFESTQAYLRDPSIEGGGPSREMIRVQWQFLKVLNRLVVLFIRAYRGKKFCLLDYRVDAALKDLRKKTFEGKSLTDEEARRWDPPIHEEVAAIIGSKWGIGDDLQAVVKHFSDETTKIRNDLLERRKRRSSRVRKPAIKSAPPPVSKRSPTRKARVK; this is encoded by the coding sequence ATGTTTTCGCTGATGCGACCATCACCTCAACGTCACACGCTGGCCGTGCTCCGGACATTCCTTGGCCTGACCCAAAAGGAAATGGCTTCGATGCTTGACTGTTCCGTCCCCACCATACAAGCGATCGAACTTGGAAAACTCAAACTTGGCGACAGATTGGGACATTTGATTTCTAGTCTTACGGGCGTCGACCTCATTTGGCTCAAGGAAGACGACGTGAACAAGCCGGCGACGGATTTGGCGGGTGCCCCATATTCTAAGCAAATGTTTGAATCGACTCAGGCCTATCTGCGAGATCCGTCCATAGAGGGTGGCGGTCCATCCCGCGAGATGATACGCGTCCAATGGCAGTTCTTAAAGGTATTGAACAGGCTCGTAGTTCTTTTTATACGTGCCTACCGCGGGAAGAAATTCTGCCTACTCGATTACAGAGTTGACGCAGCCTTGAAGGATTTAAGGAAGAAAACGTTTGAGGGAAAGAGTTTGACGGACGAGGAGGCAAGGCGATGGGATCCACCAATACACGAGGAGGTGGCAGCTATCATTGGAAGTAAGTGGGGTATTGGTGATGATCTTCAGGCAGTTGTGAAACATTTTTCTGACGAGACCACGAAGATTCGTAATGATCTCTTGGAGCGTCGCAAACGGCGCTCTTCGAGAGTCCGTAAACCGGCAATCAAATCCGCTCCGCCACCTGTTTCGAAGCGATCCCCGACGAGAAAGGCCAGAGTGAAGTAG